The Candidatus Binatia bacterium genome includes the window CGTTGCCCGTCCAGGTGCCGTTCGAGAAGGTGATGCTGGTCGGCGTGATGCTCTGGTTGCCGGTGTTGGCCTGGAGGATCGCGTCGCCGTTGTAGCCGGGGACCGTGTTGCTGCTGGCGTCCGTGGCGCGCACCGTGACCGAGACCGGCGTGCCCGCCGTGAGCGGGCCAGTGATCGTGTTGAAGACGAACTTGCTCACGCCGGCCGGGACCACCTGGATGCCGGCGCTCGTCATCGGCGTCTTCGAGCTGGTGAGGTCGGTCACCGTGAGCGTCTGCGTCCCGACCGTGTTCAGATGGACCGTGAACTGGCGGAAGCCGTTCGTCAGGGCGCCGCTCGTGTTGGTCGCGCCGTCGCTCGACGTGACGCGCACGTTGTCCGAGCTGGGGAGCGGGTTCCAATAGGGGTCGGTGGAGTAGACCGAGACGTTGAAGTTGGTCCCGGCGCCTTGCGTGGCCGGCGCGCCCGCGACGCCCGAGAGGCTGCCCGGGTAGGGGCTCTGGCCCGGCACGACGATCTGCACCCGGCTGAAGGTGCCCGGATGCACCGTGAACGGATCGCTGGTGCCGTTCTTCGTCGGATGCGCCTGATCGTAGGCGTAGACGTTCACGTTGCCGCGATTGATGCTCGTCTCGTCGGCGCGGTACATCGTGACGTTGCCGCTCCAGACGCCGTTGGTCATCGTGATGACCGAGTCGGGGCCGGGGCTGGCCGAGATCCGGCCCGGCCCGAACGAGGTGATCTCCTGCAGCACCACGGGGCCGGAGTAGCCGGCCACGGTGTTGCCCGAGGGATCCTTCGCGGTGACGGTCAGGGGCATCGAGGTTCCCGCGTACTGATTCTTCTGCGAGATGCCCGAGAAGACGAAGTGGTCGAGGATGCGGACCACCACCGCCGACGAGCTTCCGGGCGGGATCGTGTTGTCCGTCTGGTCATGCGCGCCGACGGTGAAGGTGCCCGCGGCGTTGATCGTGACCGAGAAGGTCCTCGTGCCGGAGACGAGCTGGGCCGGCGCGGGCAAGGTCGCGCTCGCGTCGGTCGCGTCGATCGAGATCGAATTCGAGTTCGTGGTGACCACGTTCCAGGACGCGTCGCAGGCGTTGACGGTCACCGCGAACGGCGTGCCCGTGATCTGGGCGCGCGGCGTGCCGCTCTTGCCGGACGCCGTACCGGGCGCCGCGGTCTCACCGGGCAGCAACACTTGAAGCCGCGAGTAGGGACCCGCCTCCGCGGCCGATGGCAGCAGGGCCCACGTCAGGAGCGCGAGCGCGAACACGGGCCACGCCCGCCAAGATGCTTGGCGCACGGCGACACCTCCAATGCGTTGGTCTCTTCGAATGGGCCGCAGAGAACACCGAAAATAGGTGTACTCGGGCCAGCGGCGCCCAGGGCGGACGCCTACCCGACGCCAGGGTCGGGTGCAGCCATCGTGCCGGGTGCGTCGAGCCGCCGGACGGGACGCGACGAGGCGCATCGAGGATGGTGCGCGGCCGCAGGTTACGCGGGGGCGCGTCCGGCGCACCGGGCTGGGATGCCGGCCAAGAGCGAGCCGGTCGGCCGGTCGCCGGCTGGTTTCAGCCAGCGCGCGTCGCGCAAGCTGCGCGAGTCGCAAGGGCGGGTCGTTGCGTTTCGCCGTCGGCGCCGGAGGCGGCAGGGGCGTTCGCGACAGCGATTCGGAAGTGCCGCGGACGCTCCGAATTCGGTAGAGTTAAGCACGCGCGCTCGCGCGCGATGACGCCATGCGAATTCCCTATCTCCCCGAACGCATCCTTCTCACGGGATCGACCGGCACCGTCGGGCGACTGATCGCCCCCGACCTGGCCGGATTCCGCGCGCCCCTGCGTCTCCTGGCGCGCCGCGGCGCCCTCCCGGGCGAGCCGCCGCCTCCGGCCGGGGCCGAGCTGCGGGTCGGCGACCTCGGGCGCCCCGCGTCGCTGCGGGGCATCGCCGATGGCTGCGACGTGGTCGTGCACGCGGCGGAGCGCACCGGTTTCGTGCGCTTCGATCGCGAGCGGCAGCGCCGCATCAACGTGGGCGGCACCGAGTCGCTGCTGCGCGAGGCGCAGAGCGCGGGGGTGAAGGCCTTCGTGCTGATGGGCTACACCGGCACGGTGCAGGAGCGCTCGGACCGGAGCGGCGACGTGGACGAGGAGACGCCGCCCGAGGGGGCCTACGAGTCGGACTACGTGCGCATGAAGACCGAGGCCGAGGCGCTCGTGCTGGAGGCGAACGGCGCGGGGGGGATGCGCACCCTGGTCGTGAGTCCCGGCGTGCTCCTCGCGCCCGGCGTGGAAACGATCCTCGGGGGGCTGATCGCGCTGTACGTGGCCGGGGAGCTGCCGTACCGGATCCTCGACGACGTCTGGCTCGCGATGAGCGACGGGCGCGATCTCGGCCGCTTCGTCGCGGCGGCGATCGGACGCGGGCACGGCGGCCGGAGGTATTTCGCCACGTCCAGCTGCATCCGCCTCGGGGACCTGTACGGGCGCCTCGCCGAGCTGAGCGGCATCGCCCCGCCGCGCCGGCGGCTACCCGACCTGCTGGTGGAGGAGCTCGGGCTGCTCACGCCCGTCCTCCCGCCGCATTCCTTCCTGCGCCAGCTCGTGCTCCCGCGGGAGCTGGTGCTGCACCTGCGCCGGCTGGCGCCGCTCCGGAATCCGAAGACGCTCGGCGACCTCGGCGTGGCGCCGACGCCGGTGGAGACGACCCTGGCGGACGCGGTGCGGTCGAGGGAAGCGGTCAGCCGGGAGGGAACGGCCGGGTAGCCGGAGGGAACGGCCGGGTCGCGCCCGCTACGCCGTCGCCGCGTTCCTTCTCGCGTCCAGCGTCTCGCGGACGCGCCGCGCCAGGATGAGCGCGGTGTAGGGCTTTTCGAGGAACGCGATGCCCGAGCCGTCGGCGGCGCCCGAGATCGCCTCCCGCAGCACGGCGTCGCGCGTGTACCCCGAGACGTAGAGCACGGGAAGGTCGGGGCGCTCGGCCGTGATCCTCCCGGCCAGCTCGCGCCCTCCCATCCCCGGCATCACCACGTCGGTCACCAGGATGTCGATCGCGGGGCGCCCCTCCTCGAAGAGGCGAAGGGCCTCCCGCCCGCCGGGTGCGGCGTGCACGCGGTATCCCAGCTCCGTGAGGACCTCGCGCCCCAGGGTGAGGAGCGCCGGGTCGTCCTCGACGAGGAGCACCGACTCGCGCCCCTCGGGAAGGCCGGCGGGGCGCGCCGGAGCCGGCGAGGCCGCGCCCTCCGCCCGAAGCTCGGGGAGCAGGATCTCGAACTCGGCCCCCGGGTCCCGGTTCGAGGCGCTCACGCGGCCCCGATGCTGGCGCACGATGCCGTAGACCGTGGCCAGCCCCAGTCCGGTGCCACGGCCGGGACCCTTCGTCGTGAAGAACGGCTCGAAGATGTGCTCGAGCGCCTCGGTATCGATCCCGCTCCCGGTGTCGGCCACGCGCAGGCGGACGTAGGAGCCGGCGACCAGGTCGGGCTCGGCCAGCACCTGCGCCGTCGCCACCTCGGCCCGGTCCACCGCGATCCGAAGCGTCCCGCCGTCGGGCATCGCGTCGCGCGCGTTCACCACCAGGTTCACGATCACCTGCTCGAGCTGCGAGGGGTCGACCCGCACCGGGCCCAGTCCCGGCGTCACATCCAGGTCGAAGCCGATGTCCTCGCCCGCGAGGCGCTGCAGCATCGGCATCAGGTCCCGGATCGAGGCGCCGAGGTCCACCAGCCGCGGCTGTGCCGGGCTCCGCCGGCTGAAGGCGAGGAGCTGCCGCGTGAGCGAGGCGGCGCGGTCGCCCCCTTTGTGGATCTCCTCCACGGCGCGGCGGTTCGGGTCGTCCGGCTTGAGGCGCGTGAGAAGCAGGTCGGCGTACCCGATCACCACGGTCAGGATGTTGTTGAAGTCGTGCGCGATTCCTCCGGCGAGCTGGCCCACGGCCTCGAGCTTCTGGGCGTGCCGGAGCTGCTCCTCCAGGCCCACCCGCTCCGTGACGTCGGTCTCGATCGCGTCCACGTGCACGCGTCCGTCGGCTTCGCGGCGCGGCACGAAGCGGCTCCGGTGCCAGCGGAAGATCTCCTTCGAGGACTCGTAGCGGAACTCGATCATCGCCGGCTCGAGGCGGAGCAGGCCGCGGAGCGCCGGAAGGACCACGTTCTCCCGGTCGTCATGGTGGATGCGCGCGTCCCAGAAGCCTGGGTCGCCCAGCAGATCGTCCAGCGGCACGCCGAACAGCCCCTCGGCGCCGAGCGAGAAGTACTGGTACTCCTCGACGCGCAGGTCTTCGCCGAGCGTGAAGGTGAAGAGCGCCGAGTCCAGGTTTCGCGCGATCGTCGCCTCGCGCGCGGCCGCGAGCCGCTGCTCAGCCAGCGCCCGCTCGCGGTCGGTCACGTCACGGAAGGTCCAGACCCGCCCCACCACCTCGCCGCGGAGCCGCTGCGGCCTCGAGAGGCGCTCGAACACCCGGCCGTCCTTGAAGCGGAGCACGTCGTGGCTCTCGGCGCCGGGGTTGGCGTAGAGCTGCCGGACGCGCGCGAGGAATGCCTCCGGGTTCTCCAGCTGGGCGAGCACCGTCTCCAGCGCGCGGTCGTCGTTGCGGCTCCGGATGATGTCGGCGGGGATGCGCCAGAGGTGCACGAAGCGCTCGTTGAAGCGGACGATCTTCCCGTTCCGGTCCACGACCAGCACCCCGTCGTTCGTGGACTCCAGCGTGGCCTCGAGAAGGGAGAGCGCGTGCTGGCGCTCGGTCTCGATCCGGTGGCGCTCGCCGGCCTCGGGCAGGCTCGCGCATTCCCGGGCGGGCCCCGGCTCATCCGGAGCCGGATGGGCCGGCTCGGAAGGGAGGGAAGCGGGCGCGGCGAGGGTCCGGGAGCGATCGGCGCGAGGACGGCGCGCCAATAGCGTCGTCGCCAGCAGTCCGGCGCCGGCGGCCAGGGCGGCGGCCGGGATCCATGCGGAGGAAAGGGGCACGGCGCGGTCCCTCCTGTCGCGCGCGGGCGGGTCTCGCGCTCCGTGCGCGCGGCCCGCCGGTCGTTCTAGTTGCCGCCCGGAGGCGGCGGGGTAGGCGGCGCTTCGCCGCCCGGTGGGGGCGGAGGCGTCTCGGGAGGGGTCCCCGGCGCCGACCCGGGCGCGGCCGACCCGAAGGAGGCGCGCCGCTGCCGCTCCTGCGAGAGCACGTTCGGATTCAGGACCTTGAACTCGATCCGCCGGTTTCTGGCGCGGTTTGCGGCCGAGCGGTTCGAGACGATCGGCTCGGTGTCGCCGTAGCCCGTGAGCGAGAAGTTCTTCGGATCGAGGTTCGGCGCCTGCTGGAAGAGATAGCGGGCGACCGCCTGCGCGCGCTGGGTTGAGAGCGGAACGCGATAGCCGGGCGCGACCCCGTCGTCCACGTGAGCGCCGATCTCGATCTTCAGCATCGGCCACTGCCGGAGCGCGATCGCGACCGAGTCGATGCGGGCCATCCCCTCGGGGAGGAGACGCGACGAGTCGGGCACGAACGCGAGGTCGGTGAGGCGGATCATCCAGTCTTGAAGGAGCTGCCGCTCGTATCGCGTGGGCTCGAGCGGGCAGCCGCCGGCGTTCACCGCCGCGCCCGCGGGCGTCGCCGGGCAGACGTCGATGCCGTCGGCGATGCCGTCGCCGTCGCTGTCGATCGGGCATCCCGACGCGTCCACCGTCGCGCCCGCGGGCGTGCCGGGGCATTTGTCCGGACCGTCGGCCACGCCGTCCTGGTCGGTGTCCAGGCTGCATCCCTTGGCGTCGACCAGGACGCCCTGCGGCGTGTCGTTGCAGGCGTCGATGCCGTCGGCCACGCCGTCCTTGTCGGTGTCCACGGGGCAGCCGCCGGCATCCACCACCGCGCCCGCCGGCGTGCCGGGGCACTTGTCGAGCCCGTCGAAGACCTTGTCCGCGTCGGTGTCGAGCGGGCAGCCGGTCGCGTCCACCACCGCGCCGTGCGGCGTCTCGTTGCACCGGTCGCGCTTGTCGGGAACCCCGTCTTCATCCGTGTCGCGCGAGCGTCCCGCGAAGAAGGCGGTCACGGCGCCGCTCGCGATGATGGCGTTCACGCGCGTATCGCGGCCGGGGCCGCCGTCCTGCTTGTAGGTCACGTCGCGGCCGTCCAGCCGGAAGCCGAGCTTCTCGCCCAGGCGCACC containing:
- a CDS encoding NAD-dependent epimerase/dehydratase family protein, with translation MRIPYLPERILLTGSTGTVGRLIAPDLAGFRAPLRLLARRGALPGEPPPPAGAELRVGDLGRPASLRGIADGCDVVVHAAERTGFVRFDRERQRRINVGGTESLLREAQSAGVKAFVLMGYTGTVQERSDRSGDVDEETPPEGAYESDYVRMKTEAEALVLEANGAGGMRTLVVSPGVLLAPGVETILGGLIALYVAGELPYRILDDVWLAMSDGRDLGRFVAAAIGRGHGGRRYFATSSCIRLGDLYGRLAELSGIAPPRRRLPDLLVEELGLLTPVLPPHSFLRQLVLPRELVLHLRRLAPLRNPKTLGDLGVAPTPVETTLADAVRSREAVSREGTAG
- a CDS encoding ATP-binding protein; this encodes MPLSSAWIPAAALAAGAGLLATTLLARRPRADRSRTLAAPASLPSEPAHPAPDEPGPARECASLPEAGERHRIETERQHALSLLEATLESTNDGVLVVDRNGKIVRFNERFVHLWRIPADIIRSRNDDRALETVLAQLENPEAFLARVRQLYANPGAESHDVLRFKDGRVFERLSRPQRLRGEVVGRVWTFRDVTDRERALAEQRLAAAREATIARNLDSALFTFTLGEDLRVEEYQYFSLGAEGLFGVPLDDLLGDPGFWDARIHHDDRENVVLPALRGLLRLEPAMIEFRYESSKEIFRWHRSRFVPRREADGRVHVDAIETDVTERVGLEEQLRHAQKLEAVGQLAGGIAHDFNNILTVVIGYADLLLTRLKPDDPNRRAVEEIHKGGDRAASLTRQLLAFSRRSPAQPRLVDLGASIRDLMPMLQRLAGEDIGFDLDVTPGLGPVRVDPSQLEQVIVNLVVNARDAMPDGGTLRIAVDRAEVATAQVLAEPDLVAGSYVRLRVADTGSGIDTEALEHIFEPFFTTKGPGRGTGLGLATVYGIVRQHRGRVSASNRDPGAEFEILLPELRAEGAASPAPARPAGLPEGRESVLLVEDDPALLTLGREVLTELGYRVHAAPGGREALRLFEEGRPAIDILVTDVVMPGMGGRELAGRITAERPDLPVLYVSGYTRDAVLREAISGAADGSGIAFLEKPYTALILARRVRETLDARRNAATA
- a CDS encoding OmpA family protein, whose product is MIPWVLRPPFVRAARWPLLLLLLLLPAVTPRPARAVEERAWVSLELSGDFYDPEQALQDHFGYGVRGAGFLNRWVGVEGMFHRSSPKLETPAIGSGTFTHYGAGLILTPDRYRWTLPYVYGGVGSAKVSRDDVAGTGVTGSSSHSAFHFGGGIVVRLGEKLGFRLDGRDVTYKQDGGPGRDTRVNAIIASGAVTAFFAGRSRDTDEDGVPDKRDRCNETPHGAVVDATGCPLDTDADKVFDGLDKCPGTPAGAVVDAGGCPVDTDKDGVADGIDACNDTPQGVLVDAKGCSLDTDQDGVADGPDKCPGTPAGATVDASGCPIDSDGDGIADGIDVCPATPAGAAVNAGGCPLEPTRYERQLLQDWMIRLTDLAFVPDSSRLLPEGMARIDSVAIALRQWPMLKIEIGAHVDDGVAPGYRVPLSTQRAQAVARYLFQQAPNLDPKNFSLTGYGDTEPIVSNRSAANRARNRRIEFKVLNPNVLSQERQRRASFGSAAPGSAPGTPPETPPPPPGGEAPPTPPPPGGN